A region of Toxorhynchites rutilus septentrionalis strain SRP chromosome 1, ASM2978413v1, whole genome shotgun sequence DNA encodes the following proteins:
- the LOC129763206 gene encoding uncharacterized protein LOC129763206 isoform X8, whose product MFSCLWQLWDWIDPPTFTTMDSKKLQQLQQANSHLAPIPQTKPPAFQQQNNDYRPTRSPVFQNHPQYQSFASNFAQINYPHQIRPQQPQQQQQQQQHLSAHSSPKSNSNSLYLSEYSSSSHVGPAQHHHTIGSHYHFDQIYQTSSPSSGSGERERLYQTAPRPTQHTHATQQQQQQQQQQQQQQQQHQQPLTKLELQFQQLQREKIQAQIKTATEALAHQQQTFALRQQLNPPVPNYHLKQNLLQNLSQQHQQQIQHHQQQQQQQQHLNRNAPPSSLNLTSHFQPAQGPMKMTNQNVHDYGATATNQHSINETLYQAAQQQQKHNHTKPPNNLQSPAPSQIIIQQNNPGQVVNQACQTQISGVKNQTQNQKSPNSDSLSSPYHDGLERRKSGPVHTLKSPVTKRPQNAPITMSGWLYKQGSDGLKVWRRRWFVLSEYILYYYKSQEEEKLLGTVLLPSYKISACFPEDKVYRKFAFKCEHTNMRTFVFAAETAESMTAWVRLLTLATMMQGSSESENSPPSNNARSGDNSDSGIQTYQSQVCKSGTVQAPVTPASDNGGGSQPLYANAPPKPRRANDGGYSSPSPEHIPERYDQEQPHLRPTETIYGVKTPEMMNNPNLLQAQSPLIKRGLNDQLVYDPTMHPNPQQGGPSYNDSIYGNAKRIERDLYIQKLIQQQQLQQQQLQQQQLQQLHQHKQQQQQQQLAMTQTPQHQQPQQQPRVLSTNPFAMYPNTDRRTPDTYGPPRATLEKHMSDYEDIYNLTVLSKSLPPTQKISSAGGCEDVAGSAAYRRPMSPLRNEGGQNSAMPMRYTPNYLEVSSSPAQQQHVQMRARPVQSTIPRPHSADFLDYEARNPTKTKLKEEPARAPRPKSSLDINRTPDNYYYSEASYAEKMRMQSASYLQRTNPGGISGKMRGDETQGNNSSTVPRDAYYSGRMDYGDEVHQGSASVPRTQRMTVSQLKKHPSQQEQFLRSASARLPRKEDDPSVRDGERKREESMKRLLEWKQRMLQSPLTRKISQQQQQQQFGMASPGSTGNPFLAKPSHIGVDANMYMEQDKQPPNQQQPQRSESKSNLEYNSYSSDDEVRNVKNIPKVSLTVKPDPSDCRNDPRVRRYYDPAQTEYFYKEQQQEAYIRPDISFESTHDLYTQAQLQRAQEINLQQHYQLQDIDRSLAAMSQESPGDKWPPMNQQLFTRAPLTASHDKLELREFHPPNEPCFLQTLEMSAGDLLNRTHEELVLLLIQLRRQNSNTARSIEQCCTNIHDIQNSIRISDGPTRAENLARLEALKKQLAELEKQYEKEKPLINLVDNMVKLGTLYRGAPGKKKTHSSESATLDRLEFNQRIQERRLLQEEQRQWDRLSPNHVELQTKVQQLYQIDQLLQEESGTLQSLQRDKEDLERALGGLKAKLMKGDAPPMAVEAARQQQYSLERELSQVHLLLAENSKKLEKTVADNARLEQELLVLRQKLQASRDIRGSQGTLASGQDGQYVGSATAVLESELKRVQRLVGNMQRQRQELSQAVRQLTDNSDTLYKQINKNGDSRSSLHGTKRSLSTSWIETDLDSMVSADHSRNESTSSLNVSTDKQSSMYGRNEHDRSEGFELCSVESDELLEESTGGPFGYQDKQEIKTVRIVKRESERRHRDREKDRNNTSTHSLDQVLEEEAQIFEDYTNYHRSKSLPRGYETHEAFVQNQDVQSYANNLKDYYSMTANSNNSYPVSMIDRKADLYSGCDRQVKAASTKPGNYSLSRTVDGNPEMPGLRNKTESIQSLAISEQSPVFQSEAAKQIIHEMVSNGPEQPQPPIGGGGSGANVDRQKQKAEHVSQQNKHRRSIPKEKRRHHTAPHHVNAKQIEIMQSENDMNKNNINWRARDDVDLEVTLRPRSNAPDVVRSAIGPREKISEHTIDKLLAAPSKILIPERYIPEQAPELSPEEKRRRQEKVEAIKKMLSETPMAGNDTSPNQPANAEKRQREHLLQLNQILAQQVMQMSKIVADDSPKDPSAENSMAVLPSSISKLKKTRGLFRSHSRKSSASNDDDDNYRSDMEDEEDDDDAESPPEPLPLYQQRENYFT is encoded by the exons ATGTTTAGCTGTCTTTGGCAATTATGGGATTG GATCGATCCACCCACGTTCACCACAATGGACAGCAAGAAGCTTCAGCAGCTGCAGCAGGCCAACTCACATCTAGCACCAATTCCGCAAACGAAGCCTCCAGCATTTCAGCAGCAAAACAACGACTATCGACCTACACGGTCGCCAGTGTTTCAAAATCATCCACAGTATCAAAGCTTTGCATCAAATTTTGCGCAGATCAACTATCCGCATCAAATACGACCTCAAcagccgcagcagcagcagcagcaacagcagcatctAAGCGCACACAGTAGCCCTAAATCGAATAGCAACAGTTTGTACCTTAGCGAATACTCTAGTTCGAGCCATGTCGGACCAGCGCAACATCATCACACAATCGGAAGTCATTACCATTTTGATCAAATCTACCAAACGAGTTCGCCCTCGAGTGGTAGCGGCGAGAGGGAGCGGCTATACCAAACGGCCCCCAGACCGACACAGCATACACACGCaactcaacagcagcagcagcaacagcagcagcagcagcagcaacagcagcagcatcagcagccgCTCACCAAGTTGGAATTGCAATTCCAACAATTACAGCGGGAAAAAATCCAAGCACAAATTAAAACAGCTACCGAAGCCCTGGCACACCAACAGCAAACATTTGCCCTTCGACAGCAGCTCAATCCACCTGTTCCGAATTATCATCTGAAGCAAAATTTACTTCAAAATCTTTCCCAGCAACATCAGCAGCAAATACAAcaccatcaacagcagcagcaacaacaacagcatcTGAATCGGAATGCGCCACCTTCGAGCCTAAATCTTACCAGCCATTTTCAACCGGCGCAAGGTCCAATGAAAATGACCAACCAAAACGTTCACGATTACGGTGCAACCGCCACAAATCAGCATTCCATCAATGAAACCCTCTACCAAGCCgctcagcagcagcagaagcacAATCATACCAAACCCCCAAACAATCTCCAATCGCCTGCCCCTAGCCAAATCATCATCCAGCAAAACAACCCGGGTCAGGTGGTCAACCAAGCATGCCAGACGCAAATTAGTGGAGTAAAAAATCAAACTCAGAACCAAAAATCTCCCAATTCGGACTCGCTCTCGTCACCATATCACGACGGATTGGAACGACGGAAAAGTGGTCCTGTGCACACCCTGAAATCACCCGTCACAAAACGACCCCAGAACGCACCCATCACGATGTCCGGCTGGTTGTACAAACAGGGCTCCGATGGGCTGAAGGTGTGGCGCAGACGGTGGTTTGTCCTGTCTGAATACATTCTCTATTACTACAAAAGTCAGGAAGAGGAGAAACTGCTGGGAACGGTCCTACTGCCATCGTACAAAATTTCAGCCTGTTTCCCGGAGGATAAAGTGTACCGCAAGTTTGCCTTCAAATGTGAACACACCAACATGCGTACCTTTGTCTTCGCTGCCGAGACGGCCGAGTCGATGACCGCTTGGGTGCGATTGTTGACGCTGGCCACTATGATGCAAGGGAGCAGCGAATCGGAAAACAGTCCTCCATCGAACAATGCACGGAGCGGGGACAACAGCGATTCCGGCATACAAACCTACCAATCGCAGGTATGCAAGTCCGGTACGGTTCAAGCTCCGGTGACGCCAGCTTCCGACAATGGCGGAGGATCACAACCGCTGTATGCAAATGCTCCACCAAAGCCGAGGAGAGCGAATGACGGTGGTTATTCGTCGCCTAGTCCTGAACACATACCGGAGAGATATGACCAGGAACAGCCACATTTGAGACCAACCGAAACTATCTATGGGGTGAAAACTCCCGAGATGATGAACAATCCGAATCTTCTGCAGGCACAATCACCTCTCATCAAACGAGGACTTAACGATCAACTAGTGTATGATCCCACAATGCATCCCAATCCCCAACAGGGAGGTCCTAGTTATAACGATTCGATATACGGTAACGCCAAGCGTATAGAGCGAGATTTGTACATACAGAAATTAATCCAGCAGCAGCaactacaacaacaacaactccaGCAACAGCAATTGCAGCAACTTCACCAGCataagcaacaacaacaacaacagcaactgGCAATGACGCAAACGCCCCAACACCAACAGCCGCAGCAACAGCCCCGTGTTTTGTCCACCAACCCATTCGCAATGTATCCGAATACCGACCGACGGACTCCGGATACGTACGGTCCACCGCGGGCCACCCTGGAGAAACATATGTCCGATTATGAGGATATCTACAACCTGACTGTGCTTTCGAAATCCCTGCCGCCAACGCAGAAGATCAGCAGCGCCGGTGGATGTGAGGATGTGGCAGGTTCTGCGGCCTATCGTCGGCCGATGAGTCCACTGCGTAACGAAGGCGGCCAAAACTCGGCGATGCCGATGCGCTACACGCCCAACTATCTGGAAGTAAGT AGTTCGCCCGCACAGCAACAGCACGTGCAAATGCGTGCCCGACCCGTGCAGTCGACCATTCCGCGACCCCATTCGGCCGACTTTCTCGACTACGAAGCCCGCAACCCTACCAAAACAAAGCTCAAGGAAGAGCCGGCTCGGGCGCCGCGACCCAAATCAAGCCTGGACATCAATCGTACCCCGGACAATTACTACTACTCGGAAGCGAGCTACGCTGAGAAAATGCGAATGCAGAGTGCGTCCTATCTTCAGCGTACCAATCCCGGTGGGATATCTGGAAAGATGAGAGGTGATGAGACACAAG GAAACAACTCCAGCACAGTCCCCCGGGATGCGTACTACTCTGGTCGGATGGATTACGGAGACGAGGTGCATCAAGGATCGGCTAGTGTTCCCCGTACCCAACGGATGACCGTGAGTCAGCTGAAGAAACATCCCTCCCAGCAGGAACAATTTCTACGCTCGGCAAGCGCTCGACTCCCTCGCAAAGAGGACGATCCTTCGGTAAGGGATGGCGAGAGGAAGCGTGAAGAATCGATGAAGCGACTGCTGGAATGGAAGCAACGAATGTTGCAGTCTCCGCTAACTCGCAAAATAtctcagcaacaacaacaacagcagtttGGAATGGCCTCGCCTGGTTCGACCGGGAACCCTTTCCTAGCGAAACCTAGCCATATAGGAGTAGACGCCAACATGTACATGGAGCAGGATAAGCAACCGCCGAACCAACAGCAACCACAGCGATCTGAGAGCAAATCTAATCTAGAGTACAATAGCTATTCGTCTGATGATGAAG TTCGCAACGTGAAAAACATTCCCAAGGTGTCGTTGACGGTGAAGCCCGATCCGTCGGATTGCCGAAACGATCCGAGAGTGCGCCGATATTACGATCCCGCACAAACCGAATATTTCTACAAGGAGCAACAACAGGAGGCCTACATTCGGCCCGATATAAGTTTCGAGTCAACCCACGATCTTTAcacacaggctcagttacagcGAGCGCAAGAAATCAATCTTCAGCAGCATTACCAACTGCAGGACATCGATCGTAGCTTAGCTGCTATGAGTCAAGAATCTCCCGGAGATAAATGGCCTCCGATGAATCAACAACTATTCACACGAGCTCCCTTGACGGCCAGCCACGACAAACTGGAGCTACGG GAATTCCACCCACCTAATGAACCGTGTTTTCTACAGACCTTGGAAATGTCCGCAGGAGACTTGCTAAATCGAACGCACGAAGAGCTTGTCTTGCTGCTGATACAGCTGCGACGACAGAACAGCAACACGGCACGCTCCATTGAGCAGTGTTGCACGAATATACACGATATTCAG AACTCTATACGCATATCTGATGGACCGACACGGGCGGAAAACCTTGCCCGGCTGGAGGCTTTGAAGAAACAGCTAGCGGAGTTGGAGAAGCAGTACGAAAAGGAGAAGCCGCTAATCAATTTGGTGGACAATATGGTAAAGCTGGGCACACTGTATCGGGGTGCTCCCGGTAAGAAGAAGACCCATTCGTCCGAATCGGCTACACTCGATCGGTTGGAGTTCAACCAGCGAATCCAGGAGCGGCGATTGCTACAAGAAGAACAGCGCCAATGGGATAGACTCAGTCCAAACCACGTTGAGTTGCAG ACAAAAGTTCAACAACTCTATCAGATCGATCAGCTGCTGCAAGAGGAATCTGGCACGCTGCAAAGTCTACAGCGGGACAAAGAGGATCTAGAACGTGCCCTTGGTGGCTTGAAGGCCAAGCTAATGAAGGGTGATGCACCGCCTATGGCGGTTGAAGCCGCCCGACAGCAACAATACAGTCTGGAACGTGAGCTCTCCCAAGTTCATCTACTTCTGGCGGAGAATTCGAAG aaactAGAGAAAACAGTCGCCGACAATGCTCGGTTGGAGCAAGAGTTACTAGTGTTGCGTCAAAAACTGCAAGCTTCTCGGGATATTCGTGGATCGCAGGGTACACTGGCTAGTGGACAGGACGGGCAGTACGTAGGGTCCGCCACTGCAGTGTTGGAGTCCGAGCTAAAGAGAGTTCAGCGATTGGTTGGTAATATGCAGCGCCAGCGACAAGAGTTGAGCCAGGCGGTTCGACAGCTGACCGACAACTCGGATACGCTGTACAAGCAGATCAACAAAAACGGCGATAGCAGATCATCTCTGCATGGAACCAAGCGATCACTGAGCACTTCGTGGATCGAGACCGATTTGGACTCGATGGTCAGTGCGGATCACAGCAGGAACGAGAGTACTTCATCGCTGAATGTGTCAACAGATAAGCAAAGTTCGATGTACGGCAGAAACGAACATGATCGCTCGGAAGGATTCGAGCTGTGCAGCGTAGAAAGTGACGAACTGTTGGAAGAGTCCACCGGTGGACCATTTGGCTACCAAGACAAACAGGAAATCAAGACAGTGAGGATTGTGAAGCGTGAGTCTGAACGAAGACATCGGGATCGGGAGAAAGATCGGAATAACACTTCGACGCATAGTTTGGATCAGGTGCTGGAGGAAGAGGCCCAGATCTTTGAGGATTATACCAACTATCACAGATCAAAATCGTTACCTAGGGGTTACGAAACGCACGAAGCTTTCGTACAGAATCAGGATGTTCAATCGTACGCCAATAATTTGAAGGATTATTACAGTATGACTGCTAACAGTAACAACAGTTACCCAGTGTCAATGATCGATCGTAAAGCGGATCTGTACTCGGGATGCGATCGACAGGTAAAGGCGGCATCCACAAAACCTGGCAACTATTCGTTGAGTAGGACCGTGGATGGGAATCCCGAAATGCCAGGATTGCGTAATAAAACCGAATCAATACAGAGCTTGGCTATCTCCGAGCAGAGTCCTGTATTCCAGAGTGAAGCGGCCAAGCAAATCATCCACGAGATGGTGAGTAATGGGCCAGAGCAGCCACAACCGCCGATCGGTGGAGGTGGTAGTGGTGCGAATGTAGATCGCCAAAAACAAAAGGCAGAGCATGTGTCCCAACAGAACAAACACCGTCGATCGATCCCGAAGGAAAAGCGTCGACATCACACGGCACCACATCACGTCAACGCGAAGCAGATCGAGATTATGCAGAGTGAGAATGATATGAATAAGAAT AATATCAACTGGCGTGCGCGTGACGATGTTGACTTGGAGGTGACACTGAGGCCACGATCCAACGCTCCGGACGTTGTTCGATCTGCCATAGGACCACGGGAGAAGATTTCCGAGCACACGATTGACAAGTTGCTCGCAGCGCCGAGTAAGATCTTGATTCCGGAACGGTACATTCCGGAGCAGGCACCAGAGCTATCGCCGGAGGAGAAACGTCGCCGCCAAGAGAAAGTGGAAGCCATCAAAAAGATGCTCTCGGAGACTCCAATGGCGGGCAAC GACACTTCGCCGAATCAACCGGCAAACGCGGAAAAGAGACAACGAGAGCACCTGCTTCAGCTGAATCAGATTCTAGCTCAGCAGGTTATGCAAATGAGTAAAATTGTGGCTG ATGATAGCCCCAAGGATCCAAGTGCAG